One Ignavibacteriota bacterium DNA window includes the following coding sequences:
- a CDS encoding FecR domain-containing protein yields the protein MKKILITISILAIGLIFGFMMTAGEKSIALAVKVIREVSRRTETIDWASVKKGELMYSGDKVRTGDRSIAIVKFTDNSILRVREKSELQILGEQKEGALEKNVHLTRGEFSFDIQKQENEKFIFTSPTSVAAIRGTRGTMVRLDSGDVVVVLEGLVNLLNSISNTGVDVGPGQTGISYTDGRVFVRDATSNETDDARRSINAGSGTGRENLLDIELKDDGNNKKRLRIRYRD from the coding sequence ATGAAAAAGATATTAATAACAATTTCCATTCTTGCCATTGGTTTGATATTCGGCTTCATGATGACTGCCGGAGAAAAATCAATTGCGCTCGCAGTGAAAGTCATACGCGAGGTTTCCCGAAGAACCGAGACGATTGATTGGGCATCGGTGAAAAAGGGAGAACTGATGTATTCAGGCGATAAAGTGCGCACAGGTGACCGTTCGATTGCGATTGTGAAATTTACCGACAACAGCATTCTGCGCGTGCGGGAGAAATCGGAACTCCAGATTCTCGGCGAACAGAAAGAAGGCGCGCTTGAAAAGAATGTTCATCTCACACGCGGTGAGTTCTCGTTTGATATTCAAAAGCAAGAGAATGAAAAATTTATTTTTACTTCACCGACTTCCGTTGCGGCAATCCGCGGAACACGCGGAACAATGGTGCGACTCGATAGCGGCGATGTTGTTGTCGTTCTTGAAGGATTGGTGAACCTGCTGAATTCAATTTCCAACACAGGAGTTGATGTCGGTCCGGGACAGACCGGAATTTCCTACACCGACGGACGAGTGTTTGTCCGTGATGCAACATCAAACGAAACGGACGATGCCCGCCGTTCTATCAACGCCGGAAGCGGGACAGGTCGGGAAAATCTTCTCGATATCGAACTGAAGGATGACGGCAACAACAAAAAGCGTTTACGCATCCGCTATCGCGATTGA